One Passer domesticus isolate bPasDom1 chromosome 33, bPasDom1.hap1, whole genome shotgun sequence genomic window, aaagtttaaaacaaaatcccaaaaatttccaaaaaaatcccaaaaattcccccaaaaatcccccaaaaaatctaAAGACAATTTccaaaaatctccccaaaaatcccaaaaaatcccaaaaaaactccccaaaaatttcttaaaaaaatccccaaaactttcccaaaaatccccagaaaatttctcaaaaaatatcccaaaaaatcccaaaaaaatcaccacaaaatcacaataaaaaccccaaaaaatcacaaaaattccctaaaaaagccaatttttttctccaaaatgtctcaattttttcccaattttcccaaaattttccccaattttcccctaaatttcccaattttccccatttccagcGCCGGTTCTGTGCCGGGGTTTCTGGGGCTCCCTGGAGCTCTCCCGCTTCCGCTCCGATCCTCGGGGgctccaaaatccccaaaaatcccaaaaaatccaaaaaagtTCCCCAAAAACGTCttcaaaatatccccaaaaattccccaaaaaatcccaaaaaattccccaaaaaaaatcccaaaaaattgatccaaaaaataaaaaaatcccacaaaaatcctgaaaaattctccaaaaattccccaaaatttaaaaaaaaaatcccaacaattccccaaaaaatgccaaaaaaatttcccaaaatttccccaaaaaaatctcaaaaattcccaaaaaaatcccagaaaattttccaaaaaatcccaaaaattgccccaaaaattCTGAATAGTtctcaaaaaatcccaaaaaaatcccaaaaattcccaaaaaattccccaaaaaaatcccagaaaaatccccaaaattcccccaaaaaaatctcaaaaattccccaaaaaatcccagaaaattccccaaaaaataccccaaaatttccacaaaattctcaaaaaaatccccaaaaattccccaaaaatcccagaaaaatccccaaaaaattctcaaaaaatccccaaaaatttccaaaaaaaatctcaaaaattccaaaaatattcccaaaaaaactccaaaaaatcccccaaaaatccctaaaaaccaccaaaaaattcattaaaaaatcaaaaaaatttcctctaaaatccctaaaaatttccacaaaattctcaaaaaattccccaaaaattccaaaaaaatctgcaaaaaaacccaaaaatttccccaaaatccccagaaatttctcaaaaaaatatcccaaaaaaatcaccaacaaatcaaaataaaacccaaagaaaatccaattttttacccaaaaattccccattttccccccaattctTTCCCTAAATTTCCACAACTTGtccccaatttttttcccaatttttcctcaattttttctcctaaaatcccaatttttccccatttccagccCCGGTTCTGTGCCGGGGTTTCTGGGGCTCCCGGGAGCTCTCCCGCTTCCGCTCCGATCCTCGGGGgctccaaaatccccaaaaaatccaaaaaaattccccaaaacccccaaaaagtCTCCAAAAAgtctccaaaaaaatcccaaaaaatctcaaaaatttcccaaaaaatcaaaataaattctcaaaaaatccccccaaattttccaaaaaatcccaaaaaatttcTCCAAAAAATCCCGAAAATCCCCagaaaattctcaaaaaaatatcccaaaaaataccaaaaaatcaccaaaaattcctcaaaaaatccccaaaaaaccccaaaaaaatcacaaaaaaatcccaataaaacccGAAAAAAAgtccaattttttcccaaaatttcccaatttttcccaaattttttcactatttttttcccctaaaaccccaatttttcccGTTCCAGCCCCAGTTTTGTGCCCGCGGGTTCTGGGGCTCCCTGGAGCTCTCCCGCTTCCGCTCCGATCCTCGGGGgctccaaaatccccaaaaatccccaaaaactcctcaaaagctctgaaaaaatttccccaaaaatcccagacaAATCCCCaacaaatgccaaaaaaaatccccaaaaattccctaaaaattctccagaaatctcaaaaaaatcccaaaaatttccccaaaatccccagaaaattctccaaaaatatccaaaaaaacaccaaaaaatcaccaaatgatccttaaaaaatccccaaaaaaacccaaaaaaatcaccaaaaaaatcaccaaaaatcgcaaaaaaatccaatttttttcccaaaaattccccaattttttcccaattttccccccaattttttcccaattttccccaattttttccctaaatttcccattttccccatttccagccCCGGTTCTGTGCCGGGGTTTCTGGGGCTCCCGGGAGCTCTCCCGCTTCCGTTCCGATCCTCGGGGGCTccgaaatccccaaaaaatccaaaaaatatctgaaaaaattcccccaaaaacccccaaaaaatcatccaaaaattcccaaaaaatcacaaaaaaatcccaaaaaaatcacaaaaaattcccccaaaaatcccaaaaaattctccaaaaatcccagaaaaatccccaaaaaattctcaacaaatccccaaaaatattcccaaaaaaactcaaaaaatcccccaaaaatccctaaaaaccaccaaaaaattcgtaaaaaatcccagaaatttccttaaaaatcccaaaaaatttccacaaaattctcaaaaaattccccaaaaattccaaaaaaatctgcaaaaaaaacccaaaaatttccccaaaatccccagaaatttctcaaaaaatatcccaaaaaaatcaccaacaaatcaaaataaaacccaaagaaaatccaattttttacccaaaaattccccattttccccccaattctTTCCCTAAATTTCCACAACTTGtccccaatttttttcccaatttttcctcaattttttctcctaaaatcccatttttccccatttccagcGCCGGTTCTGTGCCGGGGTTTCTGGGGCTCTCCCGCTTCCGCTCCGATCCTCGGGGgctccaaaatccccaaaaaatccaaaaaaattcccccaaaacccccaaaaagtctccaaaaaaataaaaaaaaaatcccaaaaaatctcaaaaatttcccaaaaaataccaaaaaatcaccaaaaattcctcaaaaaatccccaaaaaaaccccaccaaaaaaatcacaaaaaaaatcccaataaaacccaaaaaaaatccatttttttttcccaaaaatttcccaatttttcccaacttttttcacttattttttcccctaaaaccccaattttccccatttccagccCCGGTTCTGTGCCGGGGTTTCTGGGGCTCCCTGGAGCTCTCCCGCTTCCGCTCCGATCCTCGGGGgctccaaaatccccaaaaatcccaaaaaatcccccagaaATTCCCCTCaaattcccaaaaatatcccaaaaatccccaaaaactcctcaaaagctctgaaaaaatttccccaaaaatcccagacaAATCCCCaacaaatgccaaaaaaaatccccaaaaattccctaaaaattctccagaaatctcaaaaaaatcccaaaaatttccccaaaatccccagaaaattctccaaaaatatcccaaaaaacaccaaaaaatcaccaaatgatcttaaaaaatccccaaaaaaaaccccaaaaaaatcacaaaaaaaaatcaccaaaaatcgcaaaaaaatccaatttttttcccaaaaattccccaattttttcccaattttcccccaattttttcccaattttcccccaattttttccccaaatttcccaatttttcccattccAGCCCCGGTTCTGTGCCGGGGTTTCTGGGGCTCCCTGGAGCTCTCCCGCTTCCGCTCCGATCCTCGGGGGCTCCAAAATCCCCAGAAATccaaaaaatatctgaaaaaattcccccaaaaccccaaaaaatcatccaaaaattcccaaaaaatcacaaaaaaaatcccaaaaaaatcacaaaaaattcccccaaaaatcccaaaaaattctccaaaaatcccagaaaaaatccccaaaaaattctcaacaaatccccaaaaatattcccaaaaaaactcaaaaaaatccccccaaaaatccctaaaaaccaccaaaaaattcgtaaaaaatcccagaaatttccttaaaaatcccaaaaaatttccacaaaattctcaaaaaattccccaaaaattccaaaaaaatctgcaaaaaaacccaaaaatttccccaaaatcccagaaatttcctcaaaaaatatcccaaaaaaatcaccaacaaatcaaaataaaacccaaagaaaatccaattttttacccaaaattccccattttccccccaattctTTCCCTAAATTTCCACAACTTGtccccaatttttttcccaatttttcctcaattttttctcctaaaatcccatttttccccatttccagcGCCGGTTCTGTGCCGGGGTTTCTGGGGCTCTCCCGCTTCCGCTCCGATCCTCGGGGgctccaaaatccccaaaaaatccaaaaaaattcccccaaaacccccaaaaagtctccaaaaaaataaaaaaaaaatcccaaaaaatctcaaaaattttcccaaaaaataccaaaaaatcaccaaaaattcctcaaaaaatccccaaaaaaccccaaaaaaaatcacaaaaaaaatcccaataaaacccaaaaaaaatccatttttttttcccaaaaattcccaatttttcccaacttttttcacttattttttcccctaaaaccccaattttccccatttccagccCCGGTTCTGTGCCGGGGTTTCTGGGGCTCCCGGGAGCTCTCCCGCTTCCGCTCCGATCCTCGGGGgctccaaaatccccaaaaatccccaaaaactcctcaaaagctctgaaaaaatttccccaaaaatcccagacaAATCCCCAAcaaatgccaa contains:
- the LOC135288550 gene encoding titin-like, whose protein sequence is MPKKIPKNSLKILQKSQKNPKNFPKIPRKFSKNIPKNTKKSPNDLKKSPKKTPKKSQKKITKNRKKIQFFSQKFPNFFPIFPQFFPNFPPIFSPNFPIFPIPAPVLCRGFWGSLELSRFRSDPRGLQNPQKSKKYLKKFPQNPKKSSKNSQKITKKIPKKSQKIPPKIPKNSPKIPEKIPKKFSTNPQKYSQKNSKKSPQKSLKTTKKFVKNPRNFLKNPKKFPQNSQKIPQKFQKNLQKNPKISPKSQKFPQKISQKNHQQIKIKPKENPIFYPKFPIFPPILSLNFHNLSPIFFPIFPQFFLLKSHFSPFPAPVLCRGFWGSPASAPILGGSKIPKKSKKIPPKPPKSLQKNKKKIPKNLKNFPKKYQKITKNSSKNPQKTPKKITKKIPIKPKKNPFFFPKNSQFFPTFFTYFFP